The Acidithiobacillus caldus ATCC 51756 genome has a segment encoding these proteins:
- a CDS encoding GNAT family N-acetyltransferase, with amino-acid sequence MRRVARQHQDKGLSKTFIAAREREPERICAYYALTLAELENHLLPDAWRKKLPRRIPGVRLSRLAVDREYQSKGLGALLLMDALTRARRIYDEAGGIGLFVDAIDERAAEYYRQYGFQTAPDNPLLLFLPVTITESGL; translated from the coding sequence TTGCGGCGGGTTGCGCGTCAGCACCAAGACAAGGGTCTATCGAAGACCTTCATCGCCGCCCGTGAGCGAGAGCCCGAACGCATTTGTGCCTATTATGCGCTGACCTTGGCCGAACTCGAAAACCATCTTTTGCCCGACGCGTGGCGCAAGAAGCTGCCGCGCCGTATCCCAGGTGTGCGGCTTAGCCGACTGGCGGTTGACCGCGAGTATCAAAGTAAAGGCCTGGGAGCGCTGCTGCTGATGGATGCGCTGACGAGGGCGCGGCGTATTTACGACGAGGCAGGAGGCATTGGTCTGTTTGTCGACGCCATCGATGAGCGTGCGGCCGAATATTATCGGCAATACGGTTTCCAGACCGCGCCGGACAACCCTCTGCTTTTGTTCCTCCCAGTGACGATCACGGAATCTGGGTTGTGA